The Porites lutea chromosome 9, jaPorLute2.1, whole genome shotgun sequence sequence GTTCCTATCTGTATCTAAATCCTCCCCAATTCAAACAACGACTAGAGGGGACAAAATAAGTGAGTCAGTGGGATTGTTAATTCAATATTCCAATTGTGTTCTCATCTGACTCATAGGCCGCCATTGTGATTTGTGTGTAATCATTGAATATTGTCCATATGGAAACATGCTGCAGTTCCTTAGAAAGAGAAGAGGTTGGTACGAGCCAACATGGTTGACACCCTCTGAGGACCCAGATAAACAATTTTCAGTGACCGATCTGATTAGCGCAGCTTTTCAAGTTGCAAGAGCCATGGAATTTCTCGTATCTAGAAAGGTGAGGTTAAAGTAGGAAGAAGAGGTAGTTCTTACTCAGCCTTCCCCCCTGCCCCGTTTATTGTTAGACGAAACTgtggcccgaagggccgaaaaaaattttttggacccccccccccccccttatctgaggGTCTGGATGAACgcgcccccccttatctcaaggtctggatccggtaCTGTTACTACCTGCTCAGAGAAGCAGACACATGAGATACTCTACTTCTCTACCAAGACAACGCAACTTTATTCTCAGGGCTTGTTGGTTGCTGTCTATTTTTCCGGCAATTACCCTGATTTATTGAGTTCATTTTTCGGATATCACAGAAGCCTTCCAAATTTAGTTAGAAATAGCgtgttatgaagaattagccgtgGGATTAAATTTTAGGGAGcttagcaacaacgacggcgagtGCTACGAAAAGTAAATTCgtgctgcttcaaactttatcgcacttattccatcttcgttcaattcgtcaaatgttggcacgtttttctggagttgaattctaaaagattGCATCAAAGTTCagtagaagaaaaagaaagtcgttgccttgtgttcacgtcctcgacaaaacgtgaaattaggcaccttttgtcgttctcgttgccgtcgtcgttgcttaagctccctatcaGAACGGAGAGATAGTTTAAATGAATTAATGATATAATAGCTTTTAAAGATAAAATTTGTATAAACTAGTGGTAATGGATCTGGTGTTCATCGCAATTTCATTACATCATTCAAAGGTCAAGAAAGTGTAAGAAACTTTACAAAAAACCCCTTCCTTTTAAGAACTGGATGACGAAACCAAATGGTAAGCTCTGAACGGAGTGGATGTTTTAAACAAAGAATgttaaactgaaattaaatCGTCTTTTTACTAGTGTGTTCACAGAGATCTTGCAGCCAGAAATGTATTGGTCGGAGCAAACTATGTGGTAAAAGTAGCAGACTTTGGATTAGCCAGAGATGTTTACAAAAGCGATCAGTACATCAAAGTTTCTGCGGTAAGTAGCCTTGGAACGATTTGTGTTTGAATTTAGTAAAAAGGCTATACATTGATGCGGCTAGTGGCTGTTAAATCCGTTTCTTGTGTTCCTTTAATCTTGTTTGCAGGGCCTTGTCCCAGTAAAATGGATGGCGATTGAATCTCttgcagacagagtgtattctGAACAGAGTGATGTGTAAGTCCGCTTATATATATTTCGCTCTAAGTTACGACTCACTTGAAGAGCTTCAACAGTACGTGAACGTACGGACTATTTAGAACTTAGGGAAGAAAACAATAGCTATACATCAGTTATCGGTTAACACCGTATGATGAATGTAGATTTTGATCATTTTCATTTATATGTTTAGGCACGATTTCAGGACATAGCCAGACGAAAATTCTTAAGAGGCAACATTGGGAGAAAAAATTAACTGGAGCCCTACATTTTTTGATAACGCCCCCACAAAGAAAGGTGTCTCTACACGtgcagcctcgttcccagggtcttctctCTTTCtcacctgggaacgaggttgatatACCGGCTACGTGTTCTCGGCTCGGTTTTTTGCGGAGGCGAGGGAGAGGGGGCGGGGGAAAGGCTTTCTTATTTCCCAAAAGGCCAGTTGGTTACCATACTTGAAGATCttataacatatatatatatatgcttTGTTGTCTTACCCCAGATGGTCCTTTGGCGTGTTTCTGTGGGAGTTGTTTACCCTTGGTAAGTTAGCTTCTTCTGcatcttttttgttgttatatCGTTGACCTCAATGATGCTTGATCAATTTTTTGAAATCATGATAATTTTTATTGGTTCTATTGCGTATGGTCTGAAACACTTACGTACAATCCTAAAATCGATTTCGATCTTTTCAAATTCATTCTCGATATCGTCAACCTAATGAAACGTTGAACGCCGACGAAAAGAGTGCGTTCTTCATCAGTCAGCTTTGAAAAAAGACGGGACGCGTTTTTGTAACTAAAAGATCTGAGAGCTGAGATCTGCTTTCTGTAAGATTAACCAATAGCTGAAGATTTGGCTGAGTGTTTTCGTGAAAGATCCCTCTTCAGacttttttcattgttatttttttttttttgattttaagGTGGCAGTCCTTACCCAGGCCTACCCCCAACGGAAATTTATAACTTCATCGTGGCTGGAAATCGAATGGATCAACCAGTAGATTGTCCTGAAGTTATGTAAGTAATGAATATCCTAAGGATTTAAGGACGATATTAGGTGGTCATAGAagcgaaaattttaaaaaagagacaaaaacagcaaaaacacgGCTCAGCAGAATCGGGGCAAGTTATGAAAAATACTAgagtaaatttaattttcaataattaTGAAGCCGACAAGCTTAACTGTTTGCCGTCTTGCACTCTCTTCTTTTCTTATCACTACTGATTGTCCTCATTGACAGGTATTTTATGATGAAAGACTGCTGGGCAGAGAAACCAGCGGACCGACCAAACTTTACCGCTTTGGTGCAGAGGTTGGATCACGTGATTGAATCTAACATGGCTGCCATGGTCTGTACAAACATGATTATATtatcttctttttgtttttacctcACCTTGCCCCAACCCCATCAATAGCCAAGATGGTTTTGAAGCGCTGGCTCAAACTGTTCAACAAAATGGAAGGTGATAGCAGCTTgacagaaaaatgaaatttctatttcttGACCGAGGCATTGTCTTACAGGCAAGAGATGCTCACATGCCGGTAAATCCTCGCTCGAATCAGATGAGAAAAAGGGGAACGAAGAAATACCCAATCACTAGTCAGCTCCCCCTCTTCACCCACCACCACCCCGCCCCTACCCCAACCTAACAGGATGTTGGCAACATTAGCCCAGATAATCGAGTTTTGGACCTATAAATGAAGACTTATTCTTGGATCTATTAGGGTCACGAAGGATATTTGGATCTTGGGAGTGACGAACCAGCACCAAAAGAAGCAGAGACAGATAAAGATGGATATCTGACTCCTCTGGAGATTATTTCTCCTGTTCGCGAAAAGTCGACGCTTTTTATGAACAGTGACGTGACTGGAAGTAACAAGGAACTGTGTGGAAGTCACAGGAGTGTGGCGAGTGAAACCAAAATCAAGGACCTTCTCGAAGTAGAACGATACACGGAGCTTGGCTTTAAGCCTTCCGGTAGCGCAAATAGTTTGTCTGAAACTATTCTGTGAACAACAAATGTGAGGCTGTGAAGCTACTTGGATTGCATAAAGGTTCTTACGGAGGTGGTGTTGCGTCGAACGGAGATCACCCTCGTGTCACTTGTGGTACATGCACTGAGCCGTAAATAGGCTGACGAACCTGTCAAGTTTTCTTGCCATTTTGAGAGATTCGTAAAGCTTAAAGTGGTATGGGTAAATCCCTCTATGTGAAACTATCATTACCTAGCACTGTTTAGTTTCAAATCAATATCCATCTGTATGGAGGGAAGATTGATACTTCCCAGCCTGAATTACGTCTCAAAGACAGCAAACAGCGCAGTGGTACGGTTTGAATTAATTAAGTTATAGTATGCATGAATTCAAAGTTAAGTTACAATGTTGTTATACTCCCACACGTTCCGCTTCCGCTTTCAGAATGACTTAAACTAATCATCACTCGTGAACCGATTACAATCAAACTTGCAATTCAGTTTAAATCCAATAATATTAATCATCCTGCGTAAACCCTAtcggcaggggcacccaacgacggtttcctacTAAATGCATCGAAAAcattttttaggctatccagagtacttttagatctctagaaatgcatccTAAGCggggctataaaatttgtatctgttcggtcatcctaggacAGCTTCAGTActtatttcaggggcacccaacggcaattttgggaaaatatctgttcggaagacgatttgagatctataattttcggaacatttgctgtaaaatttcttgcttgcctgcctctcctaggattttcgaacatctacaaaatggtataattacccatttttaacgaaatttttaccctaaaaaaaggccacctagaattttcgggagccttttcccggctgaaattttcgaaaaggtaagttttgatccctataattttcggatcactagactttcagctaggaaattcgaacagatgaaaagtttttaggggataaaaatatgcctatgtctaccgtttaaatacaaaaatacgtTCAagaatgctatgttaagtgggtTTGAACTGTATCCTCGTCGGGTGCCCctgttattttcccgaaaattttagatgcaatttaaagttaacgaaagtaagaatttttctgaGTCCTttctccatcgcattttcgaaCCCacaaattttaggtttcctttttctacgaaaaatagcttaacctaaggattgaaatgcgaaaaattaaactttaggaAATCGTTGGGAATTTATacgataagcttcgaaaattgttcgTGAATGAAACGGTCATCTCCAAGCCTTTTAGCCTTCCttaagctatagaaaattctaggcaatttctgcttctccgaacagatatgttaccgaaaacagtcgttgggtgcccctgccttaTTTGAAGGCGAACGTGAATTGGTTTGTTACTAAttaatacattttcttaatccTGCTCGTATTTCGTGGCTAATTTCAACATCATGAAAAATACGAAGCTATCAAATTTAGACTACAGATATAATGTATATTGGGAGAATGGTAAATTAAAGTCCAAAGCTACGTAGAGAGAGGTCATTAACTGAGTAAACGTTTCAATTCAATTGCAATCGCCCTGTTTATTCACTTTGCCGGCTGCTCCTTTGGACATGCAACATCCAGTCAATCGTTGTTATCAAGCctgtaaaagttgtttttttataacAGAATGGGCACGATTTTAACCCAAACCTCTTTGATAGCAACCCTAACCGATTTATTAAAATGCCGCAACGTGAAATCATCCACGGACTAAGTCAAAATGTTTCCTTTCTTCGCGCATTCTTCCAGGTAAGGACAGGTTGTCATCACTGTTGTTGATAactggggcgggggggggggggggggtactcccttatttggccaaTACGGTTATGTGCTGCTGAACAGGTtatggttttcaaggtcttAAAATGAGCACTTTTTGTCTTAAGCAGGATTGGGGTTTGAAAGCCTCGTCGGCACAGCTCTACCCAGAGTTCCCTTAATGGCAATCTGCATGATAGTCATCAAAAGTGTAAGGGACTTAATccttaccccctcccccttcccccccacccacccctcccctaggcTAAAGGGAATGAATATGATGACGGAACTTAAGGTCCCTCAATTATCATAGTAAGACTGTATTTTTAAGGTTGCATAGCCATGACATATATCTgtatatatatctatatctaggattttgatcttttttggagcgttttcttgtttgttttgttgttattgttgtttttctggtTCACGTATGGACCACTCCTTCCACCTATTTGTACCTATCTCCTCAAAATTTAAGTTACAAAGACTGAGCAATAAAGAACAACACCTCCATTTAGAAAGCCGGCAGCCATAAAAGCTCGTTAGAGTTTAGAGTCTTCGCACTCTACTAAATCTTTCATCCTTAGCAGCATTATCTTTTTCACTTCTTCAATCCCACATTTCAATTCTTGTTCGCCATCATTGTTCAAGCGAGTTTTGATCCCTGCTAAAATTGCATCTTTGTTGTTCATTCGAGCGCAGATCACAAATGGAAACCCGAACTTCTCCTTGTAAAGCTTGTTGTACTGCTTCAATTGTTTTATTTCCTCGGGGCTAAGTGTAGTAATTCCAGCTTGCGTCTGCTCTCTCTGAGATTCGGGTGTTAATGATTCCAAACGATCTGCCAGGTCGGGGTGGCTTCGCAAAATTTCGGCTCTACTATCCTCCGGAAGGTCGTCAATAAATTGATGTAGGGCTCCGACAAAGCTATCAAAGGACGCAAAAGGCCTTGCAGAATATACCCCAGCTGCGCATGAGGGAGTCATCTCGACAACATTGCCAAACTTCCTCAAAAAATCGTCATAGTTTAGTGCGTTTACAGCAGAAATACTGAATTTGGACGCCATTTTTAACTGATACGACCAAATACGCTTACACGACGGCCTATCCTATGTAGCACGCTGACATGCAGGCTCAAGATTGGAgaaaatcgccaaaaaaaaaagcaaagaaattatgGCGATTCACGCACACTTTACCGCTACAGATTTCATTGTATTTTCGTTAACCTTGTTAGCCTCTATGGGTATTGGAATTTTCTATTCTAGATCCGGAGGAgcacaacaaaataataacgAATATCTCATGGCGGGACGAAGTATGTCCAGTCTTCCAGTAGCGGTATCTGTTCTGGCTTCTTTCGTGTCCTCCATCGCTATTCTGGGAAATCCAGCTGAGGTGTACGCGTATGGTTTTCAGTACTGGCTTCAATGTTTTACGAACTTTATATCTGTGCCCATCATGGCACTGGTTTTTTTACCCGTTTATTACAATCTCCGCTTGACAAGCAGTTACGAGGTGAGTGAACCGCCGGTCGTATCAGCATAAAACAGTAAATATGTTTACATGTCGTGGCCATATATTTCACCGGTCAAGGTCAGTAAATATGTACTGTGCTTTTGCACCATATATAAAGCTAAGGCACAGAACCTTTCTTACGCACATATTAGACTATTTGTgccactttttttatttaaaaacaagtGTTTAGCGCTGCACTGCATTGAAGGGTCAATAATCGTGAAAGTTCGTGGCACATGACCAGTAAAATAAAACCAACGGATGTAACATAATCGAATCAGATAATCGATACCCATGCAATAAGCCAACGCTATATTAAAGTACGTTACTCTTTCTCGTCCTGTAAGGctccttttattttaaattggTTTTGATATAATGTATATACGTATACAAGTGGCACTATTTGCAAGTTAAAACGGTGTAAATTGCACCCTGTTCATTCATCTGATGATCTATCCTAAATAATTATGACAATTGTGTTGTCACCTAAATCGATTTAAGTCCTTTGTTCTCCTTAAAAGctttaaataatttgaaatggttATGATATGATGTATTTTATAATTTTGATTATATAAATAATGAACGGTTTTGTTAAGTAGACAAGAACAAATTGGTCTCTGATCTTAACCTTATTATTTATGACATTTGTGTAGTCATCTAAATGAATTGAGGTGGCTCATAAAGGGCTATGGactaaaaaaagaacttttttgttatttttgttatgtACTCTAATTTCTgccagggggtgggggaggggggtggggaagagGGAAGTGGGTGGAGAGGGTTATCACTACGGTGGTCTAAATGAGTAGGCTCCGCCCAAAAGTGGTACCTTTTTCAGGTATGGATCTCACAATTTGtagtatatgaaagggaagggaaatctgtGATTTAGTTATTTAAATTATATAATTTATGGCATCAATGCATTAAAGAATACATGAAACAGGAACTCCTTTCCTTTAGAACAGGTGGAAAAAACTTTTATCTCTGTATGAATTAACtattgtacaaagatttataaTTTGCACTCTAACTTACCAGTATAATATAGCATTTTGAATTCTAATAATACTTGTCTGGTTAATTTTCCAGTATTTAGAAAGAAGATTCTCCTTCAGTGTGCGTATGTTAGGCTCTGTAGTGTTTGTCATTCAAACAGTAAGTACATGCATAGCAAGGATTTGTTGATTTTAGAGTAAAAGTATGTCTTAATAGATTCAGATTTTCTCTTTTACTTAGAGGTAGTCTTTCTTCCATCACACTTGGTGTGTTGAGAATGATAATGGACATGAAGTAGTAGTTTTGACAATATATTTCTTTGAGCAAATTCTAAATCATTTTGTTGAATTAACAGGTGTTATACACAGCTATCGTATTGTATGGCCCTTCTCTTACATTGGAATCAGGTAAGCATTGAAGATAAACTGTTGCTGAGCTTCAATGCATATTGATTGGTTAATTgatggattgattgattgatcaattgattgattgacattgaGAGATGATATACTTTTTTGTTCTCTGGCTTGAATTGTGCTGCAAACCTGTCCAAATAGCACTTTGAAATAAGTTACCTATTTAATGTAGTTTACCAGGAGGAACAAAAAGCAACGTTTCAACCATGCAACTGAG is a genomic window containing:
- the LOC140948764 gene encoding 2-oxo-4-hydroxy-4-carboxy-5-ureidoimidazoline decarboxylase-like, whose product is MASKFSISAVNALNYDDFLRKFGNVVEMTPSCAAGVYSARPFASFDSFVGALHQFIDDLPEDSRAEILRSHPDLADRLESLTPESQREQTQAGITTLSPEEIKQLKQYNKLYKEKFGFPFVICARMNNKDAILAGIKTRLNNDGEQELKCGIEEVKKIMLLRMKDLVECEDSKL